The genome window CTTCACCGCTTCTTCAATATCGTATTTCCGTCGGATTCGTTGTGAAATCTGTTGAAACGCGACATATTGTGTTGTTTTTGGATTAAAGCCAACAACCTCAGAATCAAAAATACAATTCTCGCATTTCACATGCTTGCGAACAGCGTCCACAACATCAGGAAATTGTTTCGTGACTTCTTCAAAGTTTCTCGTATATAACTTAATTTTGTCACCAACGACGTGGCATTCAATGCGAAAGCCATCATATTTGTATTCAAAGGCGGCGGGTTTACCGACGATCGCGAACGCGTCATCAATGTCTTTTGCTTTTTGGTAGAGCATCACTTGTACGGGCCTGAAAGGTTCAATGTCAAGAGAAAGCAATCCTTTGTATCCTTTTTCTCGCGCAAGCGCAAGGACTTCTCCAAAATCATTGGTCATGTTGTAGCCATGATCCAGCGCAGCAATAAGTTTGTTGTACATTTCCCGCGCGAGAAGTTCTGTTGGAAAAAACAATTTCTCTTTTTTGTCAATCGTATCAATGTCTTCAATAGTCTCAATCTGGGTACATTTCGCTTGATCAATTTCCTTTGCGTCATCAAACAGCTGCACAAAGCGAGGGAAGCACGCCCACGCGATTGCGTCGCGGAGTGTTCCTTGTCCAATCCCCACACGCATTTGTTCGAGCGCGGTGCGAATAATATATTTTGCTTCAGCAGGAGACGCGCTGGTCAACAATTCCGCGAGCAGCTGTACTTTTTGTTCCACAGATCCTTCGCCAGAAACAGTGGCGAGTTTCTGGAGATTCGCGAATACTTTTGTGACAGTGAGTTTGTGAGAGAAGAGTGTCGCTTGTTTTTTCTTCGCGATGTGCTTTTCCGCGACAAGACCAAGATCGCCGGTTTTTCTGAACTCATCTTCGAGTTTTTCCGGGGTTATTCCTGTCGCGACAGCGATTGCTTTCACTGCGTATTTTGCGGCGACACCTATTTTTTCTTCGCTCCATTCAGGAAAGATTCTGCCGTTGAGGAGAAGGGTGATTTTGTGTGCGTCATCTTTTTTTGTTTCAGAAAGAAGTTCAGCGACAATCGCGGTTTTTTCGAGGCGTTTGCTTGTTTTACTAAGTCTTTCGTACACTTCGACAAGAGGGGAGTAGTCCATGAAACTCTTCATATTGTTTTGTTTTATATAAGTTTCTGAAAAAGTGTGTTAACCACTACATTTCTAAACATCCTGGTCGACAAAAAAATATCTGACGTTGATTTTCAAAAAGTTAAGCACTACATCATCGAACTATTTCAACAAATCATGCAATCCGCAACGATTTCAATATATCACATTAATTACGCTTTTACTCCTTTTTGATAGTAAAATTTAAATACCTCTCCATTTCTTATGGATATATGCGATCGCTTCTGTTCCTTCCGGTTTTTGTTGGCTGCAATGATTCTTATAAATTAACCAATGACGAGCTTCGTTCCTTGACTGAAGCAGAGTCCGCAATTCTTTCAGAAAGCATTGAAGTCACTGATGCTATTCTTTCTGTTATGGGAGAATTGGCAGGCGCGGCTGATCAATCGAGTATTTTTGACGCAGAAGGAACAGTGGGAGCGTCCGCGTTTCTCGCGGAGACAGAGAATGGCTTTGCGGCATTTAAAGAATATTTCGCGGCGGGGCAGGTTTATACATATTCGTCAGATGTTTATATTAAAAATGGAAGGTATAACTGCAGCATTATTCAGGAAAAAAGAACTATTGCCGTGAGAGATCTCTTTTTTGAAGTTGCAGATCAAAATATTCCTTCTGTAGTGATTCACGAAGGGATCCATGCTTTCTATGGCATCCGCCGCACAGACAATCATTCAGGGAAACTGGAAGATTTGGTGATTGCGTCTGAAGATCACATTCATGATCCCGCTGTTCTCGATGAAGTCATCGCTTCAGGAGATAGCGTCTATCTTTCTGAATACTTTTTGCTTCCTTCAGCGATCTTTTATTACAACATCAATGACGCGTTGGCATCGACTCTTCTTGTGTATCAGGACGGTGTTGCGCAGGAAATATTCACGCGCGAAGAGGCGCTTGAAGAATATCGCGCGTATCTGACCTTGTTTTGTGACGACGCTGTTGCCGCTCAGGCGGGACTCATTTCAGAGAGTTATTGGTATTTCAATCCAGTGTTTGAAGTGACAGACGACGACATGCACGATGCTTTTGAAGCAAGCGGCTTGTGTGAAACAATGGTAGTGGCGTACGATGATAAAGCAGCGCTTCTGTTTTCTGAGTGACATCTCAGAAATCAAAACAGAACTCTTTTAAATAAGACCGCGAAAACTCTTCAGTATGAAATCCGTCATGGTCTTTGGAACATTCGATCTTCTCCACGAAGGACATCTCCATCTCTTCAAAGAAGCGAAAAAATATGGAGAAACTTTAATTGTCGTTGTCGCGCGCGACGCGAGTGTCAAAAAGATAAAAGGATTCAACCCGCACCAAAATGAACTCCAGAGACTCGAAAAAGTAAAGTCTTGTTCAATAGTTGATAAAGCGCTTCTTGGGTATGAGGATGATTTCTACAAAGTGATTGAAGAACAGAAACCAGCAGTGCTTTGTTTTGGTTATGATCAGGATAAACAAAACATTGAAGTAGAGTTAAAGAAAAGAAAAATCAAAGCAGAAATAATCACGCTGACTGCGTTTGAGCCAGAAAAGTATAAGTCAAGTATTATGAGGAAAAAAAGCAAGCGTTAAAATACAGGGTATTCTGTTTCATAACATCCATTTGCTCCCCGTTGCCAACGTATAGGGAGTGTATCATTCCTGAAACTTTTCTCAACACGTTGAGCAAGTTCTCTATTAAACTCTCTTGTGATAAGTTGATATATCGTTGCAAGTTCTTGTGTTGACGAGGAAATATT of Candidatus Woesearchaeota archaeon contains these proteins:
- a CDS encoding ATP-dependent DNA ligase translates to MDYSPLVEVYERLSKTSKRLEKTAIVAELLSETKKDDAHKITLLLNGRIFPEWSEEKIGVAAKYAVKAIAVATGITPEKLEDEFRKTGDLGLVAEKHIAKKKQATLFSHKLTVTKVFANLQKLATVSGEGSVEQKVQLLAELLTSASPAEAKYIIRTALEQMRVGIGQGTLRDAIAWACFPRFVQLFDDAKEIDQAKCTQIETIEDIDTIDKKEKLFFPTELLAREMYNKLIAALDHGYNMTNDFGEVLALAREKGYKGLLSLDIEPFRPVQVMLYQKAKDIDDAFAIVGKPAAFEYKYDGFRIECHVVGDKIKLYTRNFEEVTKQFPDVVDAVRKHVKCENCIFDSEVVGFNPKTTQYVAFQQISQRIRRKYDIEEAVKKLPVEINVFDVLYYNGKSTIDKPFHERRAILNKIVHPKDRVIVLSRIMITDKKDEATKFYNESLDKGNEGVMVKNLEAVYKPGSRVGFGVKVKPVMESLDVAIVGADWGEGKRSSWLTSFTVAVRDEEGNLLEIGKVGTGIKELEGEGVTFQHFTTLLKDDILEQKGKEVKLHPKIIIEVHYEEIQKSPSYSSGYALRFPRFIRLREDRGVHDCSTLEQVEELYKEQRGRKE
- a CDS encoding adenylyltransferase/cytidyltransferase family protein, producing the protein MVFGTFDLLHEGHLHLFKEAKKYGETLIVVVARDASVKKIKGFNPHQNELQRLEKVKSCSIVDKALLGYEDDFYKVIEEQKPAVLCFGYDQDKQNIEVELKKRKIKAEIITLTAFEPEKYKSSIMRKKSKR